Proteins from a single region of Nerophis ophidion isolate RoL-2023_Sa linkage group LG08, RoL_Noph_v1.0, whole genome shotgun sequence:
- the chmp2a gene encoding charged multivesicular body protein 2a: protein MDFLFGRRKTPEELLKQNQRALTRAMRELDRERSKLEQQEKKIIADIKKMAKQGQMDAVKIMAKDLVRTRRYVKKFIMMKANIQAVSLKIQTLKSNNSMAQAMKGVTKAMATMNRQLKLPQIQKIMMEFERQSEIMDMKEEMMNDAIDDAMGDEDDEDESDAIVSQVLDELGLTLSDELSNLPSTGGNLSLAGGKKAEPQAALADADADLEERLNNLRKD, encoded by the exons ATGGACTTCCTGTTTGGGAGGCGAAAGACCCCTGAAGAGTTGCTGAAGCAGAACCAGAGGGCGCTCACTCGGGCCATGAGGGAGTTGGACCGAGAGAGAAGCAAACTGGAGCAGCAGGAGAAGAAGATTATCGCCGACATCAAGAAAATGGCCAAGCAGGGTCAGATG GATGCCGTCAAGATCATGGCCAAGGACTTGGTGCGCACAAGACGCTACGTGAAGAAGTTCATCATGATGAAGGCCAACATCCAGGCCGTCAGCCTGAAGATCCAGACCCTCAAGTCCAACAACAGCATGGCGCAGGCGATGAAAGGCGTCACCAAAGCCATGGCCACCATGAACAGACAG CTCAAACTACCTCAGATCCAGAAGATCATGATGGAGTTCGAGCGCCAGAGCGAGATCATGGACATGAAGGAGGAGATGATGAACGACGCCATCGACGACGCCATGGGGGACGAAGACGACGAGGATGAGAG TGACGCCATCGTGTCCCAGGTCCTGGACGAGCTCGGTCTCACGCTCAGCGACGAACTCTCAA ATCTCCCGTCAACCGGTGGAAATCTCTCTTTGGCCGGAGGGAAGAAGGCGGAGCCTCAAGCAGCTCTCGCCGACGCGGACGCAGATCTGGAGGAGAGACTCAATAACCTACGCAAAGACTGA